Below is a genomic region from Actinomycetota bacterium.
GCTATTGAAACCGGCAGCATGGGCATCTCCTGACAAAGCATGGAATATAAGGATGGCATTGTCTTTTTTCTCTGAAAGATTCCCATATGTTTCATAGGCTACATCAATGGGACCCAGCCTGAATCCGTTTGATAGCACAAGTTCATCCGGCGAATCGGCAAAATGGAAAAATTCTGTTTTTACTATACCCACACTGTTTTTAAAATCAGTGCTCTCAGATATATATTCTGACAAACTTTATCTCCTTAAAATTAAAAAACTTTTAATAGTATGTTTGGTTTTAAAAGCACAATCAATGCTTGTCAGGTGAAAAACCCCATTACCATACAATAAATCAATTACACTTCCCTATCGCTGGGCTCATTATTGGAAAAGCCATGTGGAAAGATATCTTTCCCCGGAATCCGGAAGCAGGACAACGATATTCTTCCCTCTGCTTTCAGGTCTTTTTCCGACTTCAAGAGCAGCCCACATAGCTGCCCCGCTTGAAATGCCCGCAAGTATTCCTTCTTTTCTTGCAAGCTCTCTTGCAATATTTCCTGCATTTTCACCGGCAACAGCAATAATTTCATCAATAATGTCTCTGTTAAGAATTTCGGGAACAAAATCTGCCCCGATACCCTGTATTTTGTGAGATCCGGCTATACCTTTTGTAAGCACCGGAGAATCTTCCGGTTCTACACCTATTATTTTTACCTTGCCCAGTTCTCTTTTTAATACCTCGCCGACACCCGTTATTGTTCCGCCGGTACCTATGCACGCAATAAAAAAGTCAACTTTTCCGTCGGTATCTTTAATTATTTCACCTGCAGTAGTCTTTCTGTGTGTTTCAGGATTTGCAGGATTGCAGAATTGCTGAGGAATAAAGCTATTTTTTTTGCTTAATGCAAGTTCTTCTGCTTTTTTTATTGCTCCGGTCATCCCCTGGCTACCCTCCGTAAGAATAACTTCGGCACCCAGAAACTTCAAAAGCCGCCTTCTTTCAACACTCATTGTATCAGGCATGGTTAGAACCAGTTTGTAGCCTTTCGCTGCACATGCAAATGCAAGACCGATTCCTGTATTTCCACTTGTAGGTTCAATTATCACAGATCCTTTATTTATCAGCCCTTTTTCTTCTGCATCTTCAATCATTGCAACGCCTATTCTGTCTTTTACGCTTGAAAGAGGATTAAAAGACTCTATTTTCGCAAGAATCGTGGCGTCCAGGCCCGAAGAAATATTATTTATTTTTACAAGAGGAGTGTTGCCTATTGTTTTTGTTATGTCTTCATAAATATTTGCCATTAAATATTGCCCCCATATTAATAAAAAATAAAATATCAAGCTGTCAAAATTTTTTATGAAATTATTTTTAAAAAATCATAATTTTTTGTAATCCATTATTATGGTCCTGACCTGTATTTTTTAATTACCTGATTAACTAAAAAACATCCTGCCGGCTGGAAAACTCTGCCGTCTTTATTTTTGGGATTTTCCGAGAGCCTGATCCAGATCGCTGAGAATATCCTCTACGTTTTCAAGACCTACAGAAAGTCTGATGAAGTCTGATGTCACTCCGGTGGAAATCCTTTCCTCCTCAGACAGCTGCTGATGAGTTGTGCTTGCCGGATGAATTGCAAGCGTTTTTGCATCACCGATATTTGCAAGATGGGATATCAGTCTGAGCGAGTCAATAAACCCGGATCCGGCAGCGGCTCCGCCTTTTATTCCAAATCCTATTATAGCTCCGGCTCTGCCTCTTAGATATTTGTCAACTTTTGCTTTCTGCGGACTGTCATCCAACCCCGGATAATTTACCCATCTTACATATTTATGATTCTTAAGATAGCCGGCGACAGCAAGCGCATTTTTACAATGTCTTTCCATTCTGAGAGGCAATGTCTCCAGGCCCTGAAGCATCAGGAAAGAATTAAAAGGTGAAATAGCAGATCCCAGATCTCTCAAAAGAACAAGCCTTGCTTTTGCTATATATGCAATATTGCCCTGCTTTTTTAAAGCTTTTACAAACTCAAGTCCGTGATAACCGGGCTCAGGCGCTGTTATTAATGGGAAGTTCCCTTTTTCCCAGTCAAAATTTCCTGAATCAACTATAACTCCTCCAAGAGAGGTTCCATGCCCTCCAATGAATTTTGTTGCTGAGTAAACCGCAATATCAACTCCGTGCTCAAATGGCTTGAAGATACAGGGCGAAACAGTATTATCAAGAATAAAAGGTATTCTGTTTTTCCTGGCAATTTCAGATACTTTTTCGAAATCCGTTACATCAAGCTTGGGGTTTCCCATGGATTCTGCATAAATTGCTTTTGTTTTTTTATTTATAGCTTTTTCAAAAGCGCTGATATCCTGGGAATTCACAAAATGTACCTTGATCCCAATTCTTGCAAAAGTATTATGGAACAGATTATATGTCCCTCCGTACAGATTATCGGCCGATACTATTTCATCTCCTGCTCCGGCAATATTAAGAATAGCAATCGCAATAGCTGCCTGTCCGCTTGCAACAGCAAGCGCCCCGACTCCCCCGTCAAGAAGAGCCATTCTTTTTTCAAAAACATCAGTGGTAG
It encodes:
- a CDS encoding O-acetylhomoserine aminocarboxypropyltransferase/cysteine synthase — encoded protein: MSDKNKEEKKFHEETIALHGGQETDLSTGARAVPIYQTTSYSFRDSKHAADLFALAESGNIYTRLMNPTTDVFEKRMALLDGGVGALAVASGQAAIAIAILNIAGAGDEIVSADNLYGGTYNLFHNTFARIGIKVHFVNSQDISAFEKAINKKTKAIYAESMGNPKLDVTDFEKVSEIARKNRIPFILDNTVSPCIFKPFEHGVDIAVYSATKFIGGHGTSLGGVIVDSGNFDWEKGNFPLITAPEPGYHGLEFVKALKKQGNIAYIAKARLVLLRDLGSAISPFNSFLMLQGLETLPLRMERHCKNALAVAGYLKNHKYVRWVNYPGLDDSPQKAKVDKYLRGRAGAIIGFGIKGGAAAGSGFIDSLRLISHLANIGDAKTLAIHPASTTHQQLSEEERISTGVTSDFIRLSVGLENVEDILSDLDQALGKSQK
- the cysK gene encoding cysteine synthase A, encoding MANIYEDITKTIGNTPLVKINNISSGLDATILAKIESFNPLSSVKDRIGVAMIEDAEEKGLINKGSVIIEPTSGNTGIGLAFACAAKGYKLVLTMPDTMSVERRRLLKFLGAEVILTEGSQGMTGAIKKAEELALSKKNSFIPQQFCNPANPETHRKTTAGEIIKDTDGKVDFFIACIGTGGTITGVGEVLKRELGKVKIIGVEPEDSPVLTKGIAGSHKIQGIGADFVPEILNRDIIDEIIAVAGENAGNIARELARKEGILAGISSGAAMWAALEVGKRPESRGKNIVVLLPDSGERYLSTWLFQ